One Chitinivibrionales bacterium DNA segment encodes these proteins:
- a CDS encoding Ku protein, with amino-acid sequence MSGAIWIGNVHFGDTNVAVKLHTAVSQHRVQFHLFHKTDRVKLRQQMICAFEKVPIPAEEQVKGYQLDEAKYVLFDPEELEETEPEGDRNITVREFVKTGEIDPVFLDRTYYLEPEASPKSYAALAMAMKGMEADGVCTWVMRKRAYLGALHSSGTSLRLNVLRHADEVIPVQSLGLEIFPLSQKELDTGSELIKKLTVHFEPQKYKNEHYEKLMALIEKKARGEKLTLLKPRHLKATSPSRLLAALEKSLKRAA; translated from the coding sequence ATGTCGGGAGCCATTTGGATCGGCAACGTCCATTTCGGAGACACCAACGTTGCGGTGAAATTGCATACTGCGGTCAGCCAGCATCGCGTCCAGTTTCATTTGTTTCACAAAACAGACAGGGTCAAACTGCGCCAGCAGATGATATGCGCGTTTGAAAAGGTGCCGATCCCGGCCGAGGAACAGGTGAAGGGATATCAGCTTGACGAAGCAAAGTATGTGCTGTTTGACCCGGAGGAGCTTGAAGAGACCGAACCCGAGGGCGACAGGAACATCACGGTCCGGGAATTCGTGAAAACCGGGGAAATCGATCCTGTTTTTCTGGATCGGACTTATTATCTGGAACCTGAAGCGTCCCCGAAAAGTTATGCGGCACTTGCTATGGCCATGAAGGGAATGGAGGCCGACGGCGTCTGCACCTGGGTGATGCGGAAGCGAGCGTATCTTGGCGCGCTGCATTCATCCGGAACCTCCCTGAGGCTGAACGTGCTCAGGCATGCCGATGAGGTGATACCGGTGCAATCACTCGGCCTTGAGATCTTTCCGTTATCTCAGAAGGAATTGGATACCGGCAGTGAATTGATCAAGAAACTGACAGTGCATTTTGAGCCGCAAAAATACAAGAATGAGCACTACGAAAAATTGATGGCCCTCATAGAGAAGAAAGCGCGCGGGGAAAAACTGACGCTGCTGAAGCCCAGACACCTCAAAGCTACGAGCCCGAGCAGGCTGCTTGCGGCCCTGGAAAAAAGTTTGAAGAGGGCGGCATAA
- a CDS encoding Ku protein — MKTNKRDRKPKAARGNLPEKTPGLGIWSGTVSFSLVAIPVRLVRAVEPGRVSFRMLHGKDYSPLERKMFCPEENVMVPPEETVRGYEIAPGKNVMVTDKELESVSPARSRTIEIAEFVDESEIDPLYYDHPYYLVPLKGGEKSYSLLAEAMRQTKRAGIAKFVLDEREYLVTVTSREGALVLYTLHYSDELLPEDRGALKKEDADDREKNAIKGGIQKMMKGFSPGKYADERKEKLMRILKKKIKEKAQVEAPEIEEEAGGGMTDLMAALEKSMRTMKKAR; from the coding sequence ATGAAAACCAATAAGCGCGACCGTAAACCTAAGGCGGCGAGGGGTAACCTGCCGGAGAAAACGCCGGGCCTGGGAATCTGGAGCGGGACCGTCAGCTTCAGCCTGGTGGCGATCCCGGTCCGGCTCGTGCGGGCCGTGGAGCCCGGACGCGTCTCCTTCCGCATGCTCCACGGCAAGGACTACTCGCCGCTCGAGCGGAAAATGTTCTGCCCCGAGGAGAATGTGATGGTCCCCCCCGAAGAGACCGTCAGGGGATACGAAATCGCGCCCGGTAAAAACGTCATGGTGACCGACAAGGAGCTGGAATCGGTGTCGCCCGCGCGGAGCCGGACCATCGAGATCGCCGAATTCGTTGACGAAAGCGAAATAGACCCGTTGTACTACGACCATCCGTATTATCTCGTCCCGCTCAAGGGCGGCGAGAAGTCTTACAGCCTTCTGGCCGAGGCGATGCGCCAGACGAAACGGGCGGGGATCGCGAAATTCGTTCTGGACGAACGGGAATACCTCGTGACCGTGACGAGCAGGGAGGGCGCACTGGTCCTTTACACGCTCCACTACAGCGACGAGCTGCTCCCTGAGGACCGCGGCGCACTGAAAAAAGAAGACGCTGACGACCGGGAAAAGAACGCCATAAAAGGCGGCATCCAGAAAATGATGAAGGGCTTTTCGCCCGGTAAATACGCAGACGAGCGCAAGGAAAAGCTCATGAGGATCCTTAAAAAGAAAATTAAGGAAAAAGCCCAGGTCGAGGCGCCGGAAATCGAGGAGGAGGCGGGCGGGGGAATGACCGACCTCATGGCCGCCCTGGAAAAAAGCATGCGCACCATGAAGAAGGCCCGATGA
- the hypF gene encoding carbamoyltransferase HypF, with product MDPVISYHITIKGTVQGVGFRPFVYRLAHQHGISGNVKNDSTGVIINAYGERILVDKFVQSIKQSSPPLAKIRSIEIQEKPVHKIPPGFVIDKSGRGEAAEIDISRDVAVCPACLKEMFDPNNRRFLHPFINCTDCGPRYTIIKNLPYDRPSTTMAEFALCDACKKEYEHPGDRRFHAQPTCCHDCGPKLALKDNHGSIINEKDPMHAAIDLLVDGRIVAIKGIGGFHLACRADSGESITRLRLKKHREEKPFAIMVRDVETAQRAAFVSAEEQALLESPERPIVILQKRIDCPGIASEVAPGMHTLGIMLPYTPVHHLLFHDPRIGALTMTSANLSDEPVVFKDETAFKRLGDIADAFLTHNRAIHMRNDDSIVRVVTGSPVIMRRSRGFVPEPLPAPADVTGLVALGGVLKSTVAIGRKRGCYLSHYIGTIESLEDLNNLDMAVNHLTAALSVTPEKFACDLHPQSLVASYAEKTGLPVVKVQHHHAHAAACMAENEIRGDALALVFDGTGYGPDGRIWGGEILHATYKGFSRLGHLSYMLLPGGDEAIRNPGRIALAALHKTLGEKAAGAFPWMPEAEKRAVLDMVESGAGCVESSGMGRLFDAASALLAVCTKRTYEGQPAIMLEGICDPSEKGSYGLPLSVEEDGIIIDAGVLLHEVYKEVKNKTPVQKIAARFHTTLAQASAAAAAIASQQSGCKTVCLSGGVFQNAFLVERLVPLLSQAGLLPALHRRTPPNDECVSYGQLAIAAAGRR from the coding sequence ATGGATCCCGTAATATCCTATCATATCACCATCAAAGGCACGGTCCAAGGCGTGGGTTTCCGGCCTTTTGTCTATCGTCTCGCGCACCAGCACGGCATTTCCGGAAATGTCAAGAACGATTCCACGGGTGTCATCATCAATGCGTACGGGGAAAGAATCCTGGTTGATAAATTCGTCCAATCAATCAAGCAATCCTCCCCGCCTCTTGCGAAAATCCGGTCAATTGAAATTCAGGAAAAACCGGTCCATAAAATTCCCCCAGGGTTTGTCATTGACAAAAGCGGAAGAGGCGAGGCGGCGGAAATAGACATTTCCCGCGACGTCGCGGTGTGCCCCGCATGCCTCAAGGAGATGTTCGATCCGAACAACCGGCGTTTTCTTCACCCCTTCATCAACTGCACCGACTGCGGACCGAGATACACCATCATCAAAAACCTCCCCTATGACCGGCCTTCCACCACCATGGCGGAATTCGCCCTGTGCGACGCATGTAAAAAAGAATATGAGCATCCCGGCGACCGGCGCTTTCATGCCCAGCCGACCTGCTGTCACGACTGCGGGCCGAAGCTTGCTTTAAAAGACAATCACGGCTCAATCATCAACGAAAAAGATCCAATGCATGCGGCAATTGACTTGCTTGTTGACGGTAGAATTGTCGCCATAAAAGGCATCGGCGGGTTCCACCTCGCGTGCAGGGCGGATTCAGGCGAATCGATCACCAGGTTGAGGTTGAAAAAGCACAGGGAAGAAAAACCGTTCGCGATCATGGTGAGGGACGTTGAAACCGCGCAACGCGCGGCTTTTGTTTCTGCGGAAGAGCAAGCATTGCTGGAATCCCCCGAACGGCCCATTGTCATCCTGCAAAAACGAATTGACTGCCCGGGAATCGCTTCCGAAGTCGCTCCTGGCATGCATACGCTCGGCATCATGCTCCCTTACACGCCTGTCCATCACCTGCTTTTTCACGATCCAAGAATAGGCGCACTGACCATGACAAGCGCGAACCTGAGCGACGAGCCGGTTGTTTTCAAGGATGAAACCGCTTTTAAACGCCTCGGTGATATTGCCGACGCATTTCTCACGCACAACCGCGCGATCCACATGCGCAATGACGATTCAATCGTGCGCGTTGTCACCGGAAGTCCGGTTATCATGCGGCGCTCCCGCGGTTTTGTCCCGGAGCCGCTTCCCGCGCCCGCCGACGTAACCGGTCTCGTCGCCCTCGGCGGCGTGCTCAAGAGCACCGTGGCCATCGGCAGGAAGCGCGGCTGCTACCTTTCACACTACATCGGCACCATCGAGTCCCTTGAAGATTTGAATAATCTCGACATGGCCGTCAACCACCTGACCGCCGCGCTTTCGGTCACGCCCGAGAAATTTGCCTGCGACCTGCACCCGCAGTCACTCGTGGCGTCGTACGCCGAAAAAACGGGATTGCCTGTTGTCAAGGTCCAGCACCACCACGCGCACGCGGCCGCGTGCATGGCCGAAAACGAAATCAGGGGCGACGCGCTTGCCCTGGTGTTTGACGGCACCGGATACGGTCCTGACGGCCGCATCTGGGGCGGGGAAATTCTTCACGCCACCTATAAGGGGTTTTCGCGGCTCGGACACCTTTCGTACATGCTTCTGCCCGGCGGCGACGAGGCCATACGAAATCCGGGCCGCATCGCGCTCGCCGCGCTGCATAAAACGCTCGGCGAAAAAGCGGCCGGTGCATTTCCGTGGATGCCCGAAGCGGAAAAACGCGCCGTGCTTGACATGGTGGAATCCGGCGCGGGGTGCGTTGAATCGAGCGGCATGGGCAGGCTGTTCGACGCGGCGAGCGCGCTTCTGGCCGTCTGCACGAAGCGGACCTATGAGGGCCAGCCCGCGATCATGCTTGAAGGGATTTGCGATCCGTCCGAAAAAGGCTCCTATGGTTTACCGCTGTCTGTCGAGGAAGACGGAATCATCATTGACGCCGGCGTGTTGCTTCACGAAGTGTATAAAGAGGTGAAAAACAAAACGCCGGTCCAAAAAATCGCCGCCAGGTTCCATACCACTCTGGCACAGGCCTCCGCAGCCGCGGCGGCAATCGCCTCGCAGCAATCCGGGTGTAAAACCGTGTGCCTGAGCGGCGGCGTGTTCCAGAACGCGTTTCTTGTTGAGCGGCTCGTGCCGCTGCTTTCGCAGGCCGGACTCCTGCCTGCGCTTCACCGCCGGACCCCGCCGAATGACGAATGTGTTTCGTACGGCCAGTTGGCAATCGCGGCCGCGGGAAGAAGATAA